The following are encoded in a window of Echeneis naucrates chromosome 19, fEcheNa1.1, whole genome shotgun sequence genomic DNA:
- the mfsd1l gene encoding major facilitator superfamily domain-containing protein 1 codes for MAQPAEKAYYRFVVLFFNCLLTFGSYFCFDIPSVLQDQFQGNLTCANTTVINGTVDCVEGLGMSPQEYNLLYAIYAWTNAAVVILAGFLIDKLGNRFGVFLFSFLCVLGSSLFALGSHFKGTPYLLPLMLTGRLLFGSGNGSLTIVQNRITAFWFKGKELALAFGLTLAFSRLGSVLNFFLTQKFEEKYGMQWTLWGGALLCVLGFTSAIIVSALDKVGMRQLGLDGAIQAESRKVRIQDVKLLSLRYWLLVLTIMFFYNGIFPFIADASKFIQDKYSDYSQKEAAYIAGAVYDSSLVLSASVGILIDYVGLRGIFAVACAVLTLPVFGLLAFTFVPPLVSTIWLGVTYSFAAASMWPSIPLVVPQATLGTAMGLATSVQMIGIGISNLVVGQILGTKSSETKIPLWRWQRMMIFMLANTISCIVTSVLLNIVDHRQGGTLNKMTKRSEQAERDSDTEPLNQGEEEQNDDDGDGTGPSRSINS; via the exons ATGGCGCAGCCAGCGGAGAAAG CATATTATCGCTTTGTGGTGCTCTTCTTCAACTGTCTCCTGACATTTGGCTCCTACTTCTGCTTTGACATCCCCAGTGTCCTGCAGGACCAGTTCCAAGGG AACCTGACATGTGCGAACACGACTGTGATCAATGGCACAGTGGACTGTGTGGAGGGACTGGGGATGAGCCCGCAGGAGTATAATCTTCTCTATGCCATCTATGCCTGGAC AAATGCAGCTGTGGTGATTCTTGCAGGTTTCCTTATTGACAAATTAGGAAACCGCT ttggagtatttctgttttctttcctgtgtgttttgggCTCGTCCTTATTTGCACTGGGTTCACACTTTAAAGGAACTCCTTATTTGCTGCCACTAATGCTCACAGGTCGACTGTTGTTTGGATCAGGCAACGGATCTCTGACCA TTGTTCAGAACCGCATCACGGCCTTCTGGTTTAAAGGGAAGGAGCTAGCTTTGGCCTTTGGGCTCACACTTGCTTTCTCACGCCTGGGTTCAGTCCTCAACTTCTTCCTCACACAGAAGTTTGAAGAAAAATATGGCATGCAATGGACACTTTGGGGTG gtgcACTTTTATGTGTTCTGGGCTTTACATCTGCCATCATAGTCAGTGCTCTGGACAAGGTTGGAATGAGGCAGCTGGGTCTTGATGGGGCTATCCAAGCAGAATCTCGCAAAGTG AGGATTCAGGATGTGAAGCTCCTGTCATTGAGATACTGGCTTCTGGTTCTCACCATCATGTTCTTCTACAACGGCATCTTCCCGTTTATTGCAGATGCCAG TAAATTCATTCAGGATAAGTACAGTGATTACAGCCAGAAGGAGGCAGCCTATATCGCTGGGGCAGTTTATGACAGCTCACTGGTCCTCTCAGCCAGCGTGGGCATTCTCATA GATTATGTGGGACTGCGGGGCATTTTCGCAGTGGCCTGTGCAGTCCTCACGCTGCCTGTTTTTGGCctcctggccttcacctttgtCCCTCCTCTGGTCTCCACCATATGGCTGGGAGTCACCTACTCCTTTGCTGCT GCTAGCATGTGGCCATCTATTCCCCTTGTGGTACCTCAGGCAACCCTGGGAACAGCCATGGGCCTGGCCACCTCCGTACAGATGATTGGGATTGGAATATCCAACCTGGTGGTTGGGCAGATTTTAGGCACCAAGTCCAG TGAAACAAAGATTCCCTTGTGGCGCTGGCAGAGGATGATGATCTTCATGTTGGCCAACACCATCAGCTGCATCGTCACCTCAGTGCTACTCAACATTGTTGACCACAGACAG GGCGGGACCCTGAACAAAATGACCAAGAGGTCAGAGCAGGCTGAGAGAGACTCCGACACAGAACCCCTCAACCAGGGAGAGGAGGAGCAAAATGATGACGATGGTGATGGCACTGGCCCATCTCGCTCAATCAACTCATGA
- the LOC115059722 gene encoding actin-binding LIM protein 1-like: MSSLLTLSSLGRICGSSHSNEMVVLDRVKRKNSVRRMSIIEDGEIAEVLYLIPKQSMMEQLPFINPEDYILCEKLAGTPAEMSGNEHLPDGCHPCSPAGKRVIQCFRCGGQCKGEVLRVQSNHFHIKCFTCKVCGCDLAQSGFFMRNGDYLCPVDFQRLHGTLCNNCGEFVEGEVVTVLGKTYHPRCFVCTICKQPFPAGDCVTFSGKDCLCQRCAQPASPTPSDIKYSNNCTGCGRDIKNGQALLALGGQWHLGCFKCKACRKVLSGEYISKDGVPYCERDYQIQFGVQCEACQRFITGKVLQAGDKHYHPSCARCCRCDKTFTEGEEMYLQGSTIWHPDCRDKSRNEESYRVNRPKTPCLDFFFPPHELKATRSSSESSCSRPGSCTPGSPGRTICAKVDNEIIDYRDLAAIPRVKAIYDVEHPDMISYKTVSKNSSALDNKGNRQDRQNPAESTGNESETTEESFEMRKSIPKSPSHGSFGVHAMYSRRSYNATVPRSPQHFHRPGLMLSPSLFSGNHDSTTPQCHHFLPHTKDVGFHMYRRPPIYKQQDPNPSTSQTSSLPAYGLNGLHPLRSADLSNYNGDRFRDLKPNRDGLHPLTRMDRGVSMPNLLEPKVYPYEMLAVTNRGQVKLPKDVDRTRLECHLSPDSFFEIFGMEIKEFDKLPLWKRNDMKKNANLF; this comes from the exons ATGTCAAGTCTTCTCACCCTCAGCAGCCTGGGCAGGATCTGCGGCTCCAGTCACAGCAATGAAATGGTTGTTCTGGACCGGGTCAAGAGGAAGAACTCTGTCCGGCGTATGTCAATAATTGAAGATGGTGAGATTGCAGAGGTCCTATACCTTATTCCTAAACAGTCAATGATGGAGCAGCTGCCTTTCATCAACCCAGAAGACTACATCCTGTGTGAAAAGTTGGCCGGTACACCTGCAGAGATGTCAGGTAATGAACATTTGCCT GATGGCTGCCACCCATGTTCTCCAGCAGGGAAACGGGTCATCCAGTGCTTCAGGTGTGGGGGGCAATGCAAAGGAGAAGTTCTGCGAGTCCAGAGCAATCACTTCCACATTAAGTGTTTCACCTGCAAAG tgtgCGGCTGTGACTTGGCTCAGAGTGGCTTCTTCATGAGGAATGGCGACTACCTCTGTCCAGTAGACTTCCAGAGGCTTCACGGCACGCTCTGCAACAACTGTGGGGAATTTGTGGAGGGGGAAGTTGTTACAGTCCTGGGGAAGACCTATCACCCAAGATGCTTTGTGTGCACTATTTGCAA GCAGCCTTTCCCTGCTGGGGACTGTGTGACCTTCAGTGGAAAAGACTGCCTGTGTCAGCGCTGTGCTCAACCTGCGTCTCCTACTCCCAGCGACATCAAATACTCCAATA actgcACTGGCTGTGGTAGAGACATAAAGAATGGCCAGGCTCTCTTAGCCCTTGGTGGGCAGTGGCACCTTGGCTGCTTCAAGTGCAAGGCCTGCAGGAAAGTGCTGAGCGGCGAATACATCAGCAA AGATGGCGTTCCCTACTGTGAGAGAGACTACCAGATTCAGTTTGGGGTACAGTGTGAAGCATGTCAGAGGTTTATAACAGGGAAAGTCCTTCAG GCAGGGGACAAGCATTATCATCCGAGTTGTGCAAGATGCTGCAGATGTGACAAAACATtcacagaaggagaggaaatgtATCTGCAAG GATCCACAATCTGGCACCCGGACTGCAGAGACAAGAGCAGAAATGAGGAGAGTTACAGA GTCAACAGACCAAAAACACCCtgtcttgatttctttttccccccacatgAACTTAAG GCCACTCGATCTTCATCTGAGAGCTCCTGTTCCAGACCTGGCTCGTGCACTCCAGGAAGTCCTGGACGAACTATCTGT GCAAAAGTAGATAATGAGATCATTGATTACCGAGATTTAGCAGCAATTCCCAGAGTCAAGGCTATATATGATGTAGAGCATCCTGATATGATATCCTATAAGACTGTGAGCAAGAACTCCTCTGCTTTGGACAACAAAGGCAACAGACAGGACAGGCAAAACCCTGCGGAG TCAACAGGAAATGAATCTGAAACCACAGAG GAGAGTTTTGAAATGAGAAAGTCCATACCAAAATCTCCAAGCCATGGATCTTTTGGAGTTCATGCGATGTACAGTCGCCGTAGCTACAATGCCACTGTGCCCAGATCACCCCAACACTTCCACAGGCCAG GGTTGATGCTTTCTCCTTCTTTATTCTCTGGCAACCATGACTCCACCACCCCTCAATGTCACCACTTTCTCCCCCACACCAAAG atGTAGGTTTTCACATGTACAGGAGGCCTCCAATCTACAAACAGCAAG ATCCAAATCCCTCCACATCCCAAACATCCTCTTTGCCTGCATATGGCCTCAATGGACTCCATCCA CTTCGCTCAGCTGATTTGTCCAACTACAATGGTGATAGATTCAGAG ATCTCAAG CCCAACCGTGATGGTCTACACCCATTAACAAGAATGGACAGAGGGGTGTCCATGCCTAATTTATTGGAACCAAAA GTGTACCCATATGAAATGCTCGCAGTCACTAACAGAGGGCAAGTGAAGCTTCCAAAGGATGTTGACAGAACAAGACTTGAG TGCCACCTTTCCCCAGATTCATTCTTTGAGATCTTTGGCATGGAAATTAAGGAATTTGACAAGCTTCCACTGTGGAAACGTAATGACATGAAGAAGAACGCTAATCTCTTCTAA